The Mycolicibacterium aurum genome segment TCCAGTGCGGGTTCTGCACCGCGGGGATGATCACCACAGCGTCTGCGCTGTCGGAGGACCAGCTGGCCGACCTGCCACAGTCCTTGAAGGGAAACCTGTGCCGCTGCACGGGATATCGCGCCATCACCGACGCACTGGACGGCAGGGTCAACGTCGAGAAGTCAGGTGGCGTCGGCCGGTCCGTCGGTGCGCCTGCCGCGATGGCGGTGGTCACCGGCACCGAGCAGTACACGATGGACTTCGCACCGCCCGGGTTGTTGCACCTGGCGGTGCTGGCCAGCCCGGTCGCGCACGCACGGATCGTCGACATCGACACCTCGGCGGCCGAGGCGCTCGACGGCGTCCACCTGGTGCTGACCCACCGGGACAGCCCGGACGTCCTCTTCTCCACCGCCCGGCACGAGAACCGGCACGACGACCCCGACGACACCCGGATCCTCGATGACACCGTGCGCTTCCGCGGTCAGCGGGTGGCAGCCGTCGTCGCCGATACCGTGGCGATAGCCGAAGAGGCCTGTCGCGCCATCGCAGTCACCTACCAGGAGCTGCCCGCCCTCTTCGATCCCGAGGCGGCCCGCGAGCCCGGCGCGCCCGTGCTCCATGCCGGCAAGACATCAGATTCCCGTATCGCCGACCCGCTGCGCAACACCGTCGCCGAGGTGCACGGCGGGGTCGGCGATGTCGCCGTCGGAGTCTCCGCTGCAGTGGCCGCGGGCGGTGCCGTGGTGCGGGAGCGCTACACCACGCAACGCGTGCAGCACGCCCACCTGGAGACCCACGGCTGCACCGCGTGGCGCGACGACGAGGGCACGCTGGTGGTCCGCACCAGCACCCAGGTACCGTTCCTGGTCCGCGACGAGCTGTGTCATCTGTTCGGCTTGGCGCCCGACGACGTGCGGGTGTTCGCGCGTCGCGTGGGCGGCGGGTTCGGCGGAAAGCAAGAGATGCTCACCGAGGACATCGTCGCGCTGGCGGTGCTGCGGCTCGGCCGGCCGGTGCGCTATGAGTTCACCCGCTCGGACCAGTTCACCGTGGCCCCGTGCCGGCACCCGTTCCGCATCGACGTCACCGCCGCCGCAGGCGCGGACGGGGTGCTGACGGCGCTGGCCGTGGACGTGCTGGTGGACGCAGGCGCCTACGGTAACCACAGCACCGGTGTGATGTTCCACGGCTGCTCGGAATCGGTGTCGGTGTACCGGTGCGCGAACAAGCGGGTCGACGCTGCGGCGGTGTACACCAACAACCTGCCCTCTGGAGCGTTCCGGGGATACGGCCTGAGCCAGATGATCTTCGCGATCGAATCCGCTGTCGACGAACTGGCCACGCGGCTCGGCATCGACCCCGTCGAATTCCGCCGACGCAATGTGGTGGTGCCCGGCGATGAGTTCATCGACCACAGTGTCGGTCACGGCGACCTCGCCTTCGGCAGCTACGGCCTGGATCAATGCCTCGACCTGACACGTCAGGCCCTGGCCGACGGCAACGGGGTCAGCGGCCCCGACGGCTGGGCCGTGGGCGAAGGCGTGGCGGTGGCGATGATCGCGACGATTCCGCCGCGCGGCCATCTTGCCGAGGCGTCTGTGACGGTGACCGCGGACGGAGAGTATCTGGTGTCGGTGGGCACGGCCGAGTTCGGCAACGGCACCACCACCGTGCACACCCAGCTGGTGGCCACAGAACTCAACACCACCCCGGAACGCGTCCATGTCGATCAATCCGACACTCGGACAACGAGTTACGATACCGGCGCGTTCGGGTCCGCGGGAACGGTGGTGGCCGGACAGGCGGTCATGCTGGCGGCCCGCAATCTGCGCGTCGCCATGATCCACGCCGCGGCGGAGCTCACCGGCGCCGCCGTACACACCTGCACGGTGACCGTCCATGGCGTGCAATGTGGCACCCGGCTGGTGGAATTCACCGACCTGCCGAGCGATCTGGTCGGTTACGGCCGCCACGACGGCACGCCCCGGTCGGTCGCGTTCAACGTGCAGGGCTTCCGGGTCGCGGTGGATCCGCGCACCGGCGAAGTGCGCATCCTGCAGTCGGTGCAGGCCGCCGACGCCGGTGTGGTGATGAACCCGCAGCAGTGCCGCGGGCAGGTGGAAGGTGGTGTCGCGCAGGCGATCGGAGGAGCTCTCTACGAGCAGGTGCTGATCGGTCCGGACGGCACGGTGCTCACCACCGCGCTGCGCAACTACCACATTCCGCAGTTGGCCGACGTCCCGGTGACCGACGTGTTGTTCGCCGACACCTACGACCAGATCGGTCCGATGGGGGCCAAATCGATGAGCGAGTCACCCTACAATCCGGTCGCACCCGCGCTGGCCAACGCGATCGCCCGAGCGTGCGGGGCCCGGGTGCGCGACCTGCCGATGACGCCCGCTCGGGTGTGGCGGACGTTGTCGGAGTCCGGCGCCGCTACGTCCTGACCCACTGGACGATCACTGTCCCGTCGCCGCCCAGCAGTACGCGTTTGCGCTCCATGTGCACTTCGGCGTGCTGGTCGGACGTGGCGATGCGACGCGCGGGGCCCGCCACCATCCTGGGGCTGGTGGTGAGGCACAACTCGTCGATCGCGTCGTGAGACACCAACTGCGAGAACAACGTCGGGCCGCCTTCGACGAGCACCCGGTTCAGCCCCACCGCCGCGAGAGCCTGCCGTATGGCGGCCGGGCGGATCGGGACGCCCGCCAGCTCCACCACAACGGCCCCGGACCTGGCGAGCGCGCGACGGCACCGCACGCCGGCGTCGGCGGAGACGAGCACTATCGGCGGCGCCGACGAATTCTCCAGCAGCTGTTGCGGAATGACGCCGCGGCTGGACACCACCGCTACCGGCAGGTCCGCCCCCAGCTTGTGCGACAACCGCCAGGCCCGGGCGTCGGGGGTGAGCGCCATGTCCGCGTAGGGTTTGGCCGC includes the following:
- a CDS encoding dihydrofolate reductase family protein, translated to MAGTPYSSVHEVDALSDDALRDLFAYRDGVSGPWLRANFISSIDGAVTFDGSGRKLGTPTDRRVFARLREVADVVLVGATTAAAKPYADMALTPDARAWRLSHKLGADLPVAVVSSRGVIPQQLLENSSAPPIVLVSADAGVRCRRALARSGAVVVELAGVPIRPAAIRQALAAVGLNRVLVEGGPTLFSQLVSHDAIDELCLTTSPRMVAGPARRIATSDQHAEVHMERKRVLLGGDGTVIVQWVRT
- a CDS encoding molybdopterin-dependent oxidoreductase; protein product: MTIRINGDEVHEVPRPGQCLRTYLRERGRFEVKKGCDTGDCGACSVLVDAEAVHSCVFPAFRADGCDVTTVAGLGTPDDLHPLQRRFVDAGGFQCGFCTAGMITTASALSEDQLADLPQSLKGNLCRCTGYRAITDALDGRVNVEKSGGVGRSVGAPAAMAVVTGTEQYTMDFAPPGLLHLAVLASPVAHARIVDIDTSAAEALDGVHLVLTHRDSPDVLFSTARHENRHDDPDDTRILDDTVRFRGQRVAAVVADTVAIAEEACRAIAVTYQELPALFDPEAAREPGAPVLHAGKTSDSRIADPLRNTVAEVHGGVGDVAVGVSAAVAAGGAVVRERYTTQRVQHAHLETHGCTAWRDDEGTLVVRTSTQVPFLVRDELCHLFGLAPDDVRVFARRVGGGFGGKQEMLTEDIVALAVLRLGRPVRYEFTRSDQFTVAPCRHPFRIDVTAAAGADGVLTALAVDVLVDAGAYGNHSTGVMFHGCSESVSVYRCANKRVDAAAVYTNNLPSGAFRGYGLSQMIFAIESAVDELATRLGIDPVEFRRRNVVVPGDEFIDHSVGHGDLAFGSYGLDQCLDLTRQALADGNGVSGPDGWAVGEGVAVAMIATIPPRGHLAEASVTVTADGEYLVSVGTAEFGNGTTTVHTQLVATELNTTPERVHVDQSDTRTTSYDTGAFGSAGTVVAGQAVMLAARNLRVAMIHAAAELTGAAVHTCTVTVHGVQCGTRLVEFTDLPSDLVGYGRHDGTPRSVAFNVQGFRVAVDPRTGEVRILQSVQAADAGVVMNPQQCRGQVEGGVAQAIGGALYEQVLIGPDGTVLTTALRNYHIPQLADVPVTDVLFADTYDQIGPMGAKSMSESPYNPVAPALANAIARACGARVRDLPMTPARVWRTLSESGAATS